A stretch of the TM7 phylum sp. oral taxon 349 genome encodes the following:
- a CDS encoding glycosyltransferase translates to MMTTPKIAIVCEFLTVMGGAENVVLAMHEAFPDAPIYTALYNPKAVPAFSNADVRTSKLQKLPRFLRKTHRLFPTLAVKAFQEFDLREFDIILTSAYLNANQIKKSRPDQKIISYCHTPARYYWSHYDLYRKQPGFGMLNPVIRTLMPILVPHQRKLDYEAAQRVDVWIANSTETQKRIKTYYGKQATVIYPPVETHRFTPARTRSDYYVTLGRQLPNKRFDLAVAACTKLGVPLKVFGKGEMHDELRKIAGSTIEFYTDRFGDASDEAVERALNHAKGFVFPSDEDFGIVSVEALAAGAPVIGYDSAGTRDIVTQGETGVLFARQTVDDVVEAIKRAETIRWFPSKLNRTARRFDKSLFLTKLRKVVSDQWR, encoded by the coding sequence ATTATGACCACTCCAAAGATTGCAATTGTATGCGAGTTTCTCACTGTGATGGGCGGCGCTGAAAATGTCGTACTCGCGATGCACGAAGCCTTCCCTGACGCACCGATTTATACCGCACTATACAATCCCAAAGCCGTGCCTGCGTTCAGCAACGCCGATGTACGCACATCAAAACTACAAAAGTTACCAAGATTCCTGCGCAAAACGCATCGACTATTTCCAACGCTTGCGGTTAAGGCATTTCAGGAGTTCGACTTAAGAGAGTTTGACATCATTCTCACGAGCGCCTATTTGAATGCGAACCAGATCAAAAAATCGCGTCCCGATCAAAAAATTATTTCGTATTGCCATACGCCCGCACGTTATTATTGGAGCCACTACGATTTATACCGCAAACAACCCGGGTTCGGCATGCTTAATCCAGTCATACGGACGCTTATGCCAATTCTCGTGCCGCACCAGCGAAAACTTGACTACGAAGCAGCACAGCGCGTAGATGTTTGGATCGCTAATAGCACCGAGACGCAAAAGCGTATTAAAACCTATTACGGCAAGCAAGCGACCGTCATTTACCCACCAGTCGAGACACATCGATTCACGCCTGCCCGTACGCGCAGCGATTACTATGTCACGCTGGGGCGCCAGTTGCCGAATAAACGATTTGATTTAGCGGTAGCCGCGTGCACAAAATTAGGCGTACCGCTCAAAGTGTTCGGTAAAGGGGAGATGCATGACGAACTGCGTAAAATCGCCGGTTCAACGATTGAATTTTATACCGATCGCTTCGGCGACGCTTCTGACGAGGCCGTTGAACGTGCGCTCAATCACGCAAAAGGTTTTGTTTTCCCAAGCGACGAAGACTTCGGCATTGTAAGCGTTGAAGCCCTTGCCGCCGGCGCACCTGTTATCGGCTATGATAGCGCCGGCACGCGCGATATCGTCACCCAAGGAGAAACTGGCGTGCTCTTCGCTCGTCAAACGGTCGACGATGTCGTCGAAGCGATAAAACGCGCCGAAACAATTCGTTGGTTTCCGAGTAAACTCAATCGCACAGCGCGACGATTCGACAAGTCGCTATTCCTCACAAAACTACGCAAAGTTGTGTCCGACCAGTGGCGATAA
- a CDS encoding sugar transferase, giving the protein MPSRNTKAYSILLMIVDTIILATVFSLAYYVRTQLDHRALLHAVYATDYIVSFLAIAPVWVLIFASLGLYSAGIYTRRLVEWSRIILGTFIGILLVIGWEYFTNIHIFPARLVASYVFIGSTAAIIVARELIRDIRHELFRYGRGVSRVLVIGNSDATTDIALALGSTHKSGYQIVAFAGPARLLPPHLGINHYTRVEDALQDIDKLNITTIIQTDLYDSGTRNHKILSAAQIAHIQYNFIPGEPEFYTGKNTIDVFLGYPMITVSQTPLIGWGAVCKRLFDFILVVAALPLWGSVLLVLSLLQKIFNPGPIFYRSKRLSQYSKPIKLYKFRTMGAQYGKKDASLEFEDMGRPDLADEYRRNHKVENDPRITRFGKILRDTSLDEFPQFINVLRGELSLVGPRPILPQEVKFSQSRTALLHSVKSGVTGLWQVSGRSDLSFDERIELELYYAQNWSFWLDLRILFKTIAVVVRKTGAR; this is encoded by the coding sequence ATGCCGTCGAGAAATACGAAAGCATATAGTATTTTGTTAATGATTGTCGACACAATCATACTTGCTACCGTGTTTTCTTTGGCATATTATGTACGCACGCAACTCGATCACCGTGCGCTCTTACACGCTGTTTACGCGACCGATTATATCGTCAGCTTCTTAGCAATTGCACCTGTGTGGGTTTTAATTTTTGCGTCGCTTGGACTTTATAGCGCAGGCATTTACACGCGCCGGCTCGTCGAATGGAGTCGCATCATTCTCGGCACATTTATTGGCATTTTACTTGTGATTGGCTGGGAATATTTTACAAATATTCATATTTTTCCGGCGCGGCTGGTGGCATCGTACGTGTTCATCGGTTCAACCGCTGCGATTATTGTCGCGCGCGAATTAATACGCGATATTCGCCATGAGCTATTTCGCTATGGACGCGGCGTAAGCCGTGTGCTTGTGATCGGCAATTCCGACGCAACAACCGATATCGCGTTAGCGCTTGGGTCAACGCATAAGTCTGGTTATCAGATTGTCGCATTTGCCGGTCCAGCTCGATTATTGCCGCCGCATCTTGGCATTAACCATTACACGCGCGTTGAAGACGCGCTGCAAGATATTGATAAGTTGAATATTACCACCATCATTCAAACCGATTTGTATGATAGCGGAACGCGCAATCATAAAATATTAAGCGCTGCGCAAATCGCGCATATCCAATATAATTTTATTCCTGGCGAACCCGAGTTCTATACTGGCAAAAACACAATCGACGTGTTCCTTGGCTATCCAATGATTACCGTTAGCCAGACACCACTAATTGGCTGGGGGGCGGTTTGCAAACGTCTGTTTGATTTTATTCTCGTCGTTGCAGCGCTGCCACTGTGGGGCAGCGTTTTACTTGTATTATCACTTCTTCAAAAAATCTTTAATCCCGGCCCAATTTTCTATCGATCCAAGCGCCTAAGCCAGTATTCTAAACCGATTAAGTTATACAAGTTCCGTACTATGGGCGCGCAGTATGGCAAAAAAGATGCCAGTTTAGAATTTGAGGATATGGGGCGACCAGACTTAGCAGACGAATATCGGCGCAATCACAAAGTTGAGAATGATCCGCGCATTACGCGTTTCGGCAAAATATTGCGTGACACGTCGCTTGACGAATTTCCGCAGTTTATCAATGTGCTACGCGGCGAGTTAAGCCTCGTCGGTCCGCGCCCAATCTTGCCGCAAGAGGTCAAGTTTAGCCAATCGCGTACCGCACTCTTACATAGCGTCAAGTCAGGCGTCACAGGGCTATGGCAAGTGTCAGGGCGATCCGACCTGAGCTTCGACGAGCGAATTGAGCTAGAATTATACTACGCGCAAAACTGGAGTTTTTGGCTTGATTTACGCATCCTATTCAAAACAATCGCCGTCGTTGTCCGTAAGACAGGCGCACGATAG